The following coding sequences are from one Triticum aestivum cultivar Chinese Spring chromosome 5A, IWGSC CS RefSeq v2.1, whole genome shotgun sequence window:
- the LOC123106171 gene encoding uncharacterized protein, giving the protein MGVHAAPFPFPLPRREEDDAIVLGRGGDRWGAAAMPAEDEAVEQSPTAPPISSCGRYILHRVCRFDTLAGVAIKYGVEVADVKRVNGLTADLQMFAHKTLRIPLPGRHPPAQHSPPSSSPAAAAAAREWTTRRPPKNAALDPFQKPPRSTVSPSMSLLQGYYGLAPPPKRDLTDEGTEMATSVKGQHRKARSISTGFPGVNGDAGWDTDDAEKQIRRRQKADLELTTMREDNGGALLPRTGEGLALRPKSGSRPDMNNSQQDLIAAGFVPSYGDGLLAVRKSSSTPEFQDSDNNIASVWLSKWNLKPDAFAVPLPILLLDSLPKPLFDSLPKPIAAWRNKAARD; this is encoded by the exons ATGGGCGTCCACGCGGCGcccttccccttcccccttccccgccgGGAGGAGGACGACGCCATCGTCCTCGGCCGAGGCGGCGACCGCTGGGGCGCCGCCGCGATGCCGGCGGAGGACGAGGCGGTAGAGCAGTCGCCCACGGCGCCGCCCATCTCCTCCTGCGGCCGCTACATCCTGCACCGCGTCTGCCGCTTCGACACGCTCGCCGGCGTCGCCATCAAGTACGGCGTCGAG GTGGCTGACGTGAAGCGGGTGAACGGCCTCACCGCCGACCTGCAGATGTTCGCGCACAAGACGCTGCGGATCCCGCTCCCCGGCCGCCACCCGCCCGCCCAACattcccctccctcctcctccccggccgccgccgccgccgcaag GGAATGGACTACGCGCCGGCCTCCCAAAAATGCTGCCTTGGACCCGTTCCAGAAACCGCCGCGCAGCACGGTTTCgccctccatgagcctcttgcaggGATACTACGGACTCGCGCCACCTCCCAAGCGGGACCTGACAGACGAAGGCACCGAAATGGCGACGTCTGTCAAAG GCCAGCATAGGAAAGCGAGAAGCATATCGACCGGCTTCCCTGGTGTAAACGGGGATGCCGGCTGGGACACGGATGATGCTGAAAAGCAAATAAGGCGGCGCCAGAAAGCCGATCTCGAGCTGACAACGATGAGGGAGGACAATGGCGGTGCCCTGTTGCCGAGGACCGGGGAAGGCTTGGCGCTGAGGCCAAAGTCGGGAAGTCGGCCAGACATGAATAACAGCCAGCAGGATCTCATCGCGGCAGGGTTCGTGCCTTCGTATGGCGATGGGCTGCTCGCCGTCAGGAAATCGTCCAGCACCCCTGAGTTCCAGGACTCAGACAACAACATTGCCTCGGTGTGGCTGAGCAAGTGGAACCTGAAACCAGACGCCTTCGCGGTGCCTCTCCCGATCCTGCTCCTGGACAGTCTTCCGAAGCCGCTCTTCGACAGTCTTCCGAAGCCCATTGCTGCATGGAGGAACAAGGCAGCCCGGGATTAA